A single Tissierellales bacterium DNA region contains:
- a CDS encoding nucleotidyltransferase substrate binding protein: MNQDIRWMQRYNSYKRALLQLEEAIVLSNERNLSNLEKQGFIQAFEFTHELAWKTMKDFLEYRGNNEIYGSRDAARTAFSYGLVEDGGLWMEMINSRNMTSHVYDMKIADEIIAIIDQKYFDEMKKFEKTMQKILDGEK, encoded by the coding sequence ATGAATCAAGATATAAGGTGGATGCAGAGATATAATAGTTATAAACGTGCACTTTTGCAGCTAGAAGAAGCGATAGTATTGTCTAATGAAAGAAATCTTTCGAATCTTGAGAAACAAGGATTTATACAGGCCTTTGAATTTACTCATGAATTGGCTTGGAAAACAATGAAAGATTTTTTAGAATATAGAGGAAATAATGAAATATATGGTTCTAGGGATGCAGCGAGAACAGCATTTTCTTATGGATTAGTAGAAGATGGTGGACTTTGGATGGAGATGATAAATAGTAGAAATATGACCAGTCATGTTTATGATATGAAAATAGCAGATGAAATTATAGCTATAATTGATCAGAAATATTTTGATGAGATGAAAAAATTCGAAAAGACTATGCAAAAAATTTTAGATGGGGAAAAATAG
- a CDS encoding nucleotidyltransferase domain-containing protein: MDIGIKNYELNNIIDVLKSFDEIESAIVFGSRAKGNYKKGSDIDLAIRGKKFNFSLLMTVIAKLDELYLPYKIDCIIYSQIQNTELLDHIDRVGITIYNK, from the coding sequence ATGGATATAGGTATTAAAAATTACGAATTGAATAATATTATTGATGTTTTGAAATCATTTGATGAAATTGAATCTGCCATAGTATTTGGATCTAGAGCGAAAGGCAACTATAAAAAGGGTTCTGATATAGACCTAGCGATTAGAGGAAAGAAGTTTAATTTTTCGTTATTGATGACAGTAATAGCCAAACTAGATGAACTATATTTACCATATAAAATTGACTGCATAATCTACTCACAAATACAAAATACAGAGTTACTTGATCACATAGATAGAGTTGGAATAACGATTTACAATAAATAA
- a CDS encoding winged helix-turn-helix domain-containing protein, producing MSHILIIKEIQYTDKLEELFSKEDNIITTIKTLEDGWKIWAKNLNSENPVDIILIERSRINEVVVKFGTRIRRQSNIPILAVSEVEPDVTCTSELDKLTIDFVTSPLSADMIRKRAMKWIKKMGKLQENKEKNIVEQVCRRLDSSRGNITEKISEKSKFIESRGIKIDTEKNLAWDEGKLLELRANEYKLLKYFMENKNQILVKQQILDALKTKEDKTLETNTVAVNIRRLRQKVEKNPSRPTKIKTIRGMGYLWFDDK from the coding sequence ATGTCACATATACTTATAATAAAAGAAATACAATACACAGATAAATTAGAAGAACTATTTTCGAAAGAAGATAATATCATAACTACGATAAAAACACTTGAAGACGGATGGAAAATATGGGCGAAAAATCTCAATAGTGAAAATCCCGTAGATATAATATTGATAGAGAGAAGCAGAATAAACGAAGTAGTAGTAAAATTTGGGACGAGAATCAGAAGACAAAGCAATATTCCGATATTGGCAGTATCTGAAGTTGAGCCAGATGTTACGTGCACATCTGAACTTGACAAGCTCACAATAGATTTCGTAACAAGTCCACTTTCAGCAGATATGATTCGAAAAAGAGCTATGAAGTGGATCAAGAAAATGGGTAAACTTCAAGAAAATAAAGAAAAAAATATAGTAGAACAAGTCTGTAGGCGCTTGGATTCTAGCAGGGGGAATATAACAGAAAAAATCTCTGAAAAATCCAAATTTATAGAATCAAGAGGGATAAAAATAGATACAGAAAAAAACCTTGCATGGGATGAGGGGAAGTTACTAGAGCTGAGAGCTAATGAATACAAACTTCTAAAATACTTCATGGAGAACAAAAACCAAATACTAGTGAAACAACAGATTTTGGATGCACTAAAAACAAAGGAAGACAAAACATTAGAGACAAACACTGTAGCTGTTAATATCAGAAGACTCAGACAAAAAGTAGAAAAAAATCCATCAAGACCTACAAAAATCAAAACCATACGGGGGATGGGATATTTGTGGTTTGATGATAAGTAG
- a CDS encoding response regulator transcription factor — MGRIFILEDDEGLSRGIGYTFSKDGHEVEYANSINQAISKWTELRDNDIDIDIMLLDRNLPDGDGISFCQRVREESDVPILMLTAKDLELDEIVGLESGADDYITKPFSIAVLKLKVEKWLERSSREVMTDEENESILKSGLVKMDTKKMCVYLRNEPVNLSSTEYKLLKYFLENANQVLIRDQILDRLWDNDGQFVDDNTLAVNIRRLRQKIEKSPSKPEYIKTIRGMGYMWVEK, encoded by the coding sequence ATGGGTAGAATATTTATACTAGAAGATGATGAAGGGCTTAGCAGGGGAATAGGATACACATTTAGCAAAGACGGACATGAGGTCGAGTATGCCAATAGTATAAACCAAGCGATCAGTAAATGGACAGAGCTTAGAGATAATGATATAGACATAGATATTATGCTACTTGATAGAAACCTACCCGATGGAGATGGAATTTCATTTTGTCAAAGAGTGAGGGAAGAGAGTGACGTGCCGATACTCATGCTTACTGCTAAAGATTTAGAGCTAGATGAGATTGTAGGTCTTGAAAGTGGAGCTGATGATTATATAACAAAACCATTTTCTATAGCAGTTCTGAAACTAAAAGTAGAAAAATGGCTTGAAAGATCATCTAGAGAAGTTATGACAGACGAAGAGAATGAAAGTATTTTGAAATCAGGTTTGGTAAAGATGGATACAAAAAAAATGTGCGTGTATTTGAGAAACGAACCCGTAAATTTGAGTTCGACAGAATACAAACTATTGAAATACTTCTTAGAGAATGCGAATCAAGTACTTATAAGAGATCAAATACTCGATAGACTATGGGATAATGATGGGCAATTTGTAGACGACAATACACTTGCTGTAAATATCAGAAGGCTCAGACAGAAAATAGAGAAAAGCCCATCCAAACCAGAGTACATAAAAACTATAAGGGGTATGGGATATATGTGGGTAGAGAAATAA
- a CDS encoding HAMP domain-containing histidine kinase yields MGDKTILAVGLMTLIVSIGFFILKIKKYRQSIVDISVLLEKLISKEEYDRELLLLDTLESKLAHQVHRIINQMENERSEIERERDSIKTMISDISHQLKTPLANISLYAELIGDENITTEDREEFVDRIKLQSEKIDWLVKNLIKASRLESGMIELAAKKRKVKLLIASTIGMVYSDANAKNIDIEFAESGDIECVFDYKWTEEAIVNVLDNAVKYSPSNSKIKIEVVKLDIYTRINIIDQGIGIAKEDYNKIFKRFFRGENVRDKNGVGIGLYLTQNILNREGGYLTIESKENIGSCFSIFLRNETN; encoded by the coding sequence ATGGGCGATAAAACAATATTAGCAGTAGGACTGATGACTCTGATAGTGAGCATCGGTTTTTTTATACTTAAAATTAAAAAATATAGACAATCAATAGTAGATATAAGCGTCCTACTAGAAAAATTAATATCTAAAGAAGAATATGATAGAGAACTTTTATTACTAGACACACTAGAATCAAAACTAGCCCATCAAGTACATAGAATTATAAATCAAATGGAGAATGAGAGATCGGAAATAGAGAGAGAAAGAGATTCTATCAAAACTATGATAAGTGATATCTCACATCAGCTCAAAACACCACTTGCAAATATCAGTTTGTATGCAGAACTAATAGGCGATGAAAATATAACTACAGAAGATAGGGAAGAATTCGTAGATAGGATAAAACTGCAGAGTGAAAAGATAGATTGGCTTGTGAAAAACCTCATAAAAGCATCTAGACTCGAATCTGGAATGATAGAATTAGCTGCTAAAAAGAGAAAAGTGAAACTATTAATAGCGTCAACTATAGGAATGGTTTATTCAGATGCGAATGCAAAAAACATAGATATAGAATTTGCAGAGAGCGGTGATATAGAATGCGTATTTGACTACAAATGGACAGAAGAAGCAATAGTGAATGTATTAGATAACGCCGTGAAATACTCACCATCAAACTCCAAAATAAAAATAGAGGTGGTAAAACTCGATATATACACGAGAATAAATATCATAGATCAAGGAATAGGAATAGCAAAAGAAGATTACAACAAAATATTTAAGAGATTTTTTAGAGGGGAAAATGTTCGCGACAAAAACGGTGTGGGGATAGGGCTTTATCTTACTCAGAACATATTAAACAGAGAGGGCGGATACCTCACAATAGAATCAAAAGAAAATATTGGGAGCTGTTTTTCTATATTTCTCAGAAATGAAACAAACTAA
- a CDS encoding ABC transporter ATP-binding protein has protein sequence MSEYILKTKDLKKYYGSGENEVRALDGIDLKIKRGEFVAVVGTSGSGKTTLLNMLGGLDYPTDGEITVENQNIRVLDEEKLTVFRRRNIGFIFQNYNLVPVLSAWNNVTLPIGLDGQMEDKDFINDIFSTLGMVEKKEKLPSELSGGQQQRVAIARALATKPALILADEPTGNLDQKNSQEVMMLLKMANQKFSQTTIMITHDEAMAQLCDRVIHIEDGKIVDDKNTDIGYLKAKEVKKNA, from the coding sequence ATGTCAGAATACATATTAAAAACGAAAGATCTAAAAAAATACTATGGTAGTGGAGAAAATGAAGTAAGAGCATTAGATGGAATAGATTTGAAAATAAAGAGAGGCGAATTTGTAGCGGTAGTTGGAACATCTGGATCTGGAAAAACCACACTTTTAAATATGCTTGGCGGTTTGGACTACCCTACAGATGGAGAAATCACCGTAGAAAACCAAAACATAAGAGTATTGGATGAAGAAAAACTAACTGTATTTAGAAGAAGGAATATAGGATTCATATTTCAAAACTACAATTTAGTTCCAGTACTTAGTGCTTGGAACAACGTAACACTTCCAATTGGACTCGATGGTCAAATGGAAGACAAAGACTTTATAAACGATATATTTAGCACGCTTGGTATGGTAGAGAAAAAAGAAAAATTGCCAAGTGAACTTTCAGGCGGACAGCAGCAAAGAGTAGCCATAGCTAGGGCATTAGCAACGAAACCAGCATTGATATTAGCAGATGAACCAACTGGAAATTTAGATCAAAAAAATAGCCAAGAGGTTATGATGCTACTTAAAATGGCAAATCAAAAATTCTCACAAACGACTATAATGATAACTCATGATGAAGCTATGGCACAGCTTTGTGACAGAGTAATACATATAGAGGATGGAAAAATAGTCGACGACAAAAATACAGACATAGGGTACTTGAAAGCAAAAGAGGTGAAAAAGAATGCGTAA
- a CDS encoding ABC transporter permease — MRNNNTFAIRNLTWKYIKENKSRNIFAIIAIILTTLLFTSIFTISMSVKNSFEQETMRRVGTSSHAGFKYLNEDQMNILKEHKLIKEYGYVRMLAMAENEELIKRQTQIQYETKNSAEWGFLTPKAGRLPESIDEIATDTIVLKALGIEAKIGEKIRFRYTLEDKTYDEEFTLSGYWDGDMASMASMVLVSKDYSDKMLAGINQLEHQKMSDYSGLYYLNFNLYSEKDIEGDTIKIIEESGFDTREIDYGINWAYVSTSLNFDAKMILAIVGICLLIMFTGYLIIYNIFQISITTDIQFYGLLKTIGTTQKQIKKMIKTQALYLSAIGIPLGLITGYAVGILLLPRVIAILNVSKQSISMDARIFVFAAVFSLITVWISCRKPGKFAAKISPIEASKWNKTGNLNISSWIKIPTKNKAIQMGQANLGRNRNKTLVVIASLSLSLILLNSVHAIVNGFDMDKYLKKDVISDYQIGHAKYFSSDFRGDDESIALSDSQIKEIESKEGFKSGSKVYYFNLPHTLNDIGKKHIQGIITDEFISERDPEMKYSYEKMREDGDILFQTYGIDQKLIEKLKVTKGNIDIARFNTGNYAILSPYFTDANDSRSFYDVGDKITLEGRAIEVMAIADMPHVMTSRYSFSHSVDLILSYEGFEQIVMSAQKDYEYKIEKPLVMSYIFDVENEYISEFDSWLEEFTNDINPQLDYKSKKKYIETFDSLKRTYTVVGGVLIAIVSLIGLLNLINTTMTSIISRKAEFKLLNSIGMTQKQIKQMLQAEGICIALYTSITAITLGSVLSYFIVNTIAGDIWFFTYHFSILPMLVGIAVLFVVSVKIMSTSKWQVKNKIEK; from the coding sequence ATGCGTAACAACAACACATTTGCTATAAGAAACTTGACGTGGAAATATATAAAAGAAAACAAAAGTAGAAATATATTCGCAATAATTGCTATAATACTGACTACACTTCTTTTTACATCTATATTCACGATATCGATGAGTGTAAAAAATTCATTCGAGCAGGAGACTATGAGGAGAGTAGGAACTAGCTCACATGCAGGGTTTAAATACCTAAATGAAGACCAGATGAATATACTAAAGGAGCATAAACTCATAAAAGAATATGGATATGTCAGAATGCTAGCGATGGCAGAAAATGAAGAACTTATAAAAAGACAGACACAAATTCAATACGAAACCAAAAACTCAGCTGAGTGGGGATTTTTGACACCAAAAGCAGGTAGATTACCAGAATCAATAGATGAAATAGCTACAGATACTATAGTATTGAAAGCACTTGGAATAGAAGCTAAAATAGGTGAAAAAATAAGATTTAGATACACACTAGAAGATAAAACTTACGACGAAGAATTTACATTGTCGGGATATTGGGACGGAGATATGGCCAGCATGGCAAGTATGGTATTGGTATCAAAAGACTACTCAGATAAGATGCTCGCAGGCATAAATCAATTAGAACATCAAAAGATGAGTGATTACTCAGGACTTTACTATTTAAACTTCAACTTATATTCTGAGAAAGATATAGAAGGAGATACTATAAAAATTATAGAAGAAAGCGGATTTGACACTAGGGAGATAGATTATGGAATAAACTGGGCATATGTTTCAACTAGTTTGAATTTCGACGCAAAAATGATACTAGCAATAGTTGGAATTTGCCTTTTGATAATGTTTACAGGATATTTGATAATATACAATATATTTCAGATATCTATAACCACAGATATACAATTCTATGGATTGTTAAAAACCATAGGAACTACTCAAAAACAAATAAAAAAAATGATAAAGACTCAAGCTCTCTATCTATCAGCGATAGGCATTCCACTAGGACTGATTACAGGATATGCAGTTGGAATACTATTACTACCAAGAGTTATAGCTATACTAAATGTCAGCAAACAGAGTATATCTATGGATGCTAGAATATTTGTATTTGCTGCTGTATTTTCACTTATTACCGTTTGGATAAGCTGTAGAAAACCAGGTAAGTTTGCAGCTAAAATAAGCCCTATAGAAGCTAGCAAATGGAACAAAACAGGGAACTTAAACATAAGCAGCTGGATAAAAATACCAACTAAGAACAAAGCGATTCAAATGGGGCAGGCAAACTTAGGCAGAAACCGAAATAAAACACTAGTAGTGATAGCATCTTTAAGTCTAAGCCTCATACTATTAAATTCAGTACATGCCATAGTAAATGGATTTGACATGGATAAATATCTAAAAAAAGATGTGATTTCAGATTATCAAATAGGTCACGCAAAGTATTTTTCAAGTGACTTTAGAGGAGATGATGAGAGCATAGCTCTTAGTGATAGTCAAATTAAAGAAATAGAATCTAAAGAAGGATTTAAATCAGGTTCTAAGGTATACTATTTTAATTTGCCACATACATTAAATGATATCGGGAAGAAACATATACAAGGCATAATAACAGATGAATTCATATCTGAGAGAGATCCAGAAATGAAATATTCATATGAAAAAATGAGAGAAGATGGAGATATATTATTTCAAACGTACGGTATAGATCAGAAATTGATAGAAAAGTTAAAAGTGACAAAGGGAAACATAGACATAGCGAGATTCAATACAGGAAACTACGCAATACTCAGTCCTTACTTTACTGATGCAAATGATTCAAGATCATTTTACGATGTTGGAGACAAAATCACATTAGAAGGAAGAGCGATAGAGGTCATGGCAATAGCAGATATGCCACATGTTATGACTAGTAGATACTCATTTAGTCACAGCGTAGACCTCATACTTTCTTATGAAGGCTTTGAACAAATAGTGATGTCTGCTCAAAAAGATTACGAGTATAAAATAGAAAAACCACTTGTAATGAGCTATATATTCGATGTTGAAAATGAATATATATCAGAATTTGACTCGTGGCTAGAAGAATTCACAAATGACATAAACCCGCAATTAGACTACAAATCAAAGAAAAAATACATTGAGACATTTGATTCACTCAAAAGAACATACACAGTTGTGGGAGGGGTTCTGATAGCGATAGTATCATTGATAGGTCTATTGAACCTAATAAATACAACTATGACAAGTATCATAAGTAGAAAAGCAGAATTTAAACTTCTAAACAGCATAGGTATGACTCAAAAACAAATAAAACAAATGCTACAAGCAGAAGGAATATGTATAGCACTTTACACCAGCATAACGGCAATTACGCTAGGTAGTGTATTGTCATATTTCATAGTAAACACGATAGCCGGAGATATATGGTTTTTTACCTATCATTTCAGCATTTTGCCCATGTTAGTTGGTATAGCTGTATTGTTTGTAGTTTCGGTTAAGATTATGAGTACAAGCAAATGGCAAGTGAAAAATAAGATAGAGAAGTAA